The Crocosphaera sp. UHCC 0190 genome has a window encoding:
- the acsF gene encoding magnesium-protoporphyrin IX monomethyl ester (oxidative) cyclase — protein MVKTPIKPSAEQLKPGTKAPTEETLLTPRFYITDFETAANLSLTEQESELQAMLTEMRNDYNRNHFVRDDDFKGGCWDNLDETTKEGFIEYLERSCISEFSGFLLFKELSRKLKGRNPILSEMFHLMARDEARHAGFLNKAMADFNLSLDLATVTKTRTYTFFPLEWVIYTVYLSEKIGYWRYIIIFRHLEKHPEKQFYPIFKKFENWCQDENRHGDIFNALLRSQPKLWNTWQSRLWSRFFLLSVFATHTLTVHERASFYESLGLDATEFDKEVIRKTNETSARAFPSVLDVDHPEFYPRLQRCSERNQQMKAIEESNSNKVVKTLRKVPLIAGIVGDLLRIYLLKPIDAEALRGTVR, from the coding sequence ATGGTTAAGACTCCAATTAAACCAAGCGCAGAGCAACTGAAACCTGGAACGAAAGCACCTACAGAGGAAACGCTTCTTACCCCTCGCTTCTATATTACAGACTTTGAAACTGCGGCCAACCTCTCTTTAACGGAGCAAGAGTCAGAGTTACAAGCGATGTTGACGGAAATGCGGAACGACTACAACCGTAATCATTTCGTCCGTGACGATGATTTTAAAGGAGGTTGTTGGGATAACTTAGATGAAACCACCAAAGAGGGGTTTATTGAGTATTTAGAACGCTCTTGCATTTCGGAATTTTCTGGATTCTTACTGTTTAAAGAATTATCCCGTAAACTCAAAGGCCGCAATCCTATTCTATCAGAAATGTTTCATTTAATGGCCAGGGATGAAGCGCGTCATGCTGGTTTCTTAAACAAAGCAATGGCTGATTTTAATCTATCCTTAGATTTAGCCACTGTTACCAAAACTCGCACCTATACATTCTTTCCTTTAGAGTGGGTAATTTACACCGTTTATCTCTCTGAAAAAATTGGTTATTGGCGTTATATAATCATCTTCCGTCACTTAGAAAAGCATCCTGAAAAGCAATTTTATCCAATCTTCAAGAAATTTGAAAATTGGTGTCAAGATGAGAACCGTCATGGGGATATTTTCAACGCTTTATTACGTTCTCAACCCAAACTTTGGAATACTTGGCAATCCCGTTTATGGAGTCGTTTCTTCCTGCTTTCTGTGTTTGCAACCCATACCTTAACAGTCCATGAAAGAGCGAGTTTTTATGAGTCTTTAGGTTTAGATGCAACGGAGTTTGATAAGGAAGTAATTCGTAAAACTAATGAAACCTCTGCCAGAGCATTTCCCAGTGTTTTAGATGTAGATCATCCTGAGTTTTATCCCCGTTTACAACGCTGTTCTGAACGCAATCAGCAAATGAAAGCCATTGAAGAAAGTAACAGCAATAAAGTGGTTAAAACTTTGCGTAAAGTACCTTTAATTGCGGGTATTGTTGGGGATTTATTACGGATTTATTTGCTTAAACCCATTGATGCAGAAGCATTACGGGGAACAGTTCGTTAA
- a CDS encoding polymorphic toxin type 24 domain-containing protein translates to MVRPVDWTIGIPAADLIAQGKRFQGNFPVTQAKPREVLYRSDNVNITSYIVYDDNGKAIKRVDLRGRSHADIPTPHVVEYNHNKSPRGTIFVQASRTVRPARMDEIP, encoded by the coding sequence GTGGTCAGACCCGTTGATTGGACAATTGGCATACCTGCTGCTGATTTGATAGCTCAGGGAAAGCGTTTTCAGGGTAATTTTCCTGTTACTCAAGCTAAACCGAGAGAAGTGCTATATCGTAGCGATAACGTCAATATTACAAGCTATATTGTGTATGATGATAATGGAAAAGCAATTAAGCGAGTAGACTTGAGGGGAAGATCCCATGCTGATATACCTACACCTCACGTTGTCGAGTACAATCATAACAAAAGTCCGAGAGGAACTATATTTGTCCAAGCCTCAAGAACTGTTCGCCCTGCCAGAATGGATGAAATTCCTTAA
- a CDS encoding serine/threonine-protein kinase produces MSIFPDFSHHNYTIIQELGRNREGGRISYLGESLETQQKVVIKQFRFVDADATWTSYKAYEREISILETLDHPRIPHYLTSFETEDGFCMVQEYKEAPSLANKSNFLPEQIQKIAISVLEILVYLQNHVPPIIHRDIKPENILIDNNLNAYLIDFGLAKIRDGEVANSSIAAGTPGFMPPEELFNRPLTEASDLYSLGATLICLLTQTPSSNISQLIDEDYCFKFNHLMVKLNPQFITWLSTLVNPLPKQRYPNAEIALNEVRSLNINALLIPNNKPFLVYSFAKVGIAFIMLGFLMGGVVNIRRFFSSFNTNYQINVNPNLSNGEAWYQEIKPHCNSVEVGTAMKNSPPPNTSDGIGLAAGCYALAGKIEQADQLIQTLPKTEQFTAAGIVFAIGHPVADAGDDESAGPIMELVIKYQPENFMAVYHAGMSEYVLGDYAKSKANLTKFLELYQQNDGWRSNAIEVLNRMNSNTSVQSN; encoded by the coding sequence ATGAGTATTTTTCCTGATTTTTCTCATCATAATTATACAATTATTCAAGAGTTAGGCCGTAACCGAGAGGGGGGACGTATTAGCTATTTAGGTGAGTCTCTAGAGACGCAGCAAAAGGTTGTGATTAAGCAATTTAGGTTTGTTGATGCTGATGCGACTTGGACAAGTTATAAAGCTTATGAACGAGAAATTTCTATCTTAGAAACCCTAGATCATCCTCGTATTCCTCATTATCTTACCTCTTTTGAAACTGAGGATGGATTTTGTATGGTACAAGAATATAAAGAGGCCCCATCTTTAGCCAATAAATCTAATTTTTTGCCTGAACAAATTCAAAAAATTGCTATTTCTGTGTTAGAAATTTTAGTTTATTTACAAAATCATGTACCGCCGATTATTCATCGAGATATTAAACCAGAAAACATTTTAATTGATAATAATCTCAATGCTTATTTAATTGATTTTGGCTTAGCTAAAATTCGAGATGGAGAAGTTGCTAATAGTAGCATTGCTGCGGGTACACCTGGGTTTATGCCTCCTGAAGAATTGTTTAATCGTCCCTTAACAGAAGCATCTGATCTTTATAGTTTAGGGGCAACTTTAATCTGTTTATTAACTCAGACTCCTTCTAGTAATATAAGTCAATTAATTGATGAGGATTATTGCTTTAAATTTAATCATTTAATGGTTAAATTAAATCCTCAATTTATTACCTGGTTAAGTACCTTAGTTAACCCCTTACCAAAGCAACGTTATCCTAATGCTGAAATTGCTTTAAATGAGGTGCGATCGCTCAATATTAACGCATTACTAATTCCCAATAACAAACCTTTCTTAGTTTATTCTTTTGCTAAAGTAGGAATAGCATTTATTATGTTAGGGTTTTTAATGGGTGGTGTTGTTAATATACGGCGTTTTTTCTCCTCATTTAATACAAATTATCAAATCAATGTTAATCCAAATTTATCTAATGGGGAAGCATGGTATCAAGAAATTAAACCTCATTGTAATTCAGTAGAAGTAGGGACAGCAATGAAAAATTCTCCCCCTCCTAATACATCTGATGGAATTGGTTTGGCTGCCGGATGTTATGCTTTAGCCGGTAAAATTGAGCAAGCTGATCAACTCATTCAAACATTACCTAAAACTGAACAATTTACAGCAGCAGGAATTGTATTTGCCATTGGACATCCGGTTGCAGATGCGGGAGATGATGAGTCTGCTGGGCCTATAATGGAGTTAGTAATTAAATATCAACCTGAGAATTTTATGGCAGTTTATCATGCAGGAATGTCAGAATATGTATTAGGTGATTATGCAAAATCTAAAGCTAATTTAACTAAGTTTTTAGAGCTTTATCAACAAAATGATGGTTGGCGAAGTAATGCCATTGAAGTGTTAAATCGGATGAATAGTAACACCAGCGTTCAATCAAATTAA
- the hetL gene encoding heterocyst differentiation pentapeptide repeat protein HetL has protein sequence MKLDDLLSKYGLGQRNFQHIILQEADLTEINLSGANFEGSDFRQGRLGKSNFCQAILRKVNLSECLLWGTDLRDADLSQAILRDADLSGAKLIDANLTDAYLGKASLCGVNLTGATLLRAILYDVDLRPTSERRTNLGQANLSYADLCYANLSAALLYQANLSGARLCRAKLSLEPYKSTFSTDLTEANLQGADLSYADLSNAILVNANLQGADLTGTILTDADLKGAIMPDGTKYH, from the coding sequence ATGAAATTAGACGATTTATTAAGTAAATATGGTCTTGGGCAGAGAAATTTTCAGCATATTATTTTACAAGAAGCAGATTTAACCGAAATTAACCTCTCAGGGGCAAATTTTGAGGGGTCAGATTTCCGTCAGGGACGATTAGGAAAAAGTAATTTTTGTCAAGCAATCTTAAGAAAAGTTAATCTTAGTGAGTGTCTTCTTTGGGGGACAGATTTACGAGATGCTGACTTATCCCAAGCTATTTTAAGAGATGCGGATCTCAGTGGTGCAAAATTAATCGATGCTAATCTCACAGATGCTTATTTAGGTAAAGCAAGTTTGTGTGGGGTAAATTTAACAGGGGCGACATTATTACGGGCTATTTTGTATGATGTAGATTTGCGGCCTACCTCTGAAAGACGAACCAATTTAGGCCAAGCAAATTTAAGTTATGCTGACTTATGTTATGCCAATTTAAGTGCAGCTTTATTATATCAAGCCAATTTATCGGGTGCAAGGTTATGTCGAGCAAAATTAAGTCTAGAACCCTATAAATCGACCTTTTCAACTGATTTAACAGAAGCCAATTTACAAGGGGCAGATTTAAGCTATGCTGACTTAAGTAATGCCATTTTAGTTAATGCTAATTTACAGGGGGCAGATTTAACAGGTACTATCTTAACCGATGCGGATTTAAAAGGGGCAATTATGCCAGATGGGACAAAATATCACTAA
- a CDS encoding alpha/beta hydrolase, whose product MKHQSAKLKFLSFKSSQVSSTLLIYLPGMDGTGELFHRQAEKLIDFFAIRCLSIPSHDQSNWHDLANKTVHLIKQELQSHHGSSVYLCGESFGGCLALKVALKAPELIEKMILVNPASSFNKRPWLGLGVQLNQWMPNFLYQSSTVGFLPFLGSLGRIEKEDSQALLKAMQSLPQEVVSWRLALLRDFQINRETLKRLKQPILMLASDQDRLLPSVTEGQQLMGYFPQGILTILPNSGHACLLETDVNLAEILHKNDFLPSLEIKQSCSQNAA is encoded by the coding sequence ATGAAACACCAATCCGCAAAACTCAAATTTCTTTCCTTTAAATCTTCTCAAGTCTCCTCGACCTTATTAATTTATCTTCCTGGAATGGACGGCACAGGTGAATTATTTCATCGACAAGCTGAGAAATTGATTGATTTTTTTGCGATTCGTTGTTTATCGATTCCTTCCCATGATCAAAGTAATTGGCATGATTTAGCTAACAAAACTGTTCATTTAATTAAACAAGAATTACAGTCTCATCATGGATCTTCTGTTTATTTATGTGGGGAATCTTTTGGGGGATGTTTGGCCCTTAAAGTTGCGTTGAAAGCCCCTGAATTAATTGAAAAAATGATTTTAGTTAATCCAGCTTCTTCCTTTAATAAACGTCCTTGGTTGGGGTTAGGAGTTCAATTAAATCAATGGATGCCCAACTTTTTATATCAGAGTTCAACCGTAGGATTTTTACCTTTTTTGGGATCATTGGGAAGAATTGAAAAAGAGGATAGTCAAGCTTTATTAAAAGCCATGCAGTCCCTTCCCCAAGAAGTTGTTAGTTGGCGACTTGCATTATTAAGAGATTTTCAGATTAATCGAGAAACATTGAAACGCTTAAAACAACCGATTTTAATGTTAGCAAGTGATCAGGATAGATTATTACCTTCCGTAACAGAAGGACAACAATTAATGGGTTATTTTCCTCAAGGAATCTTGACAATTTTACCGAATAGTGGTCATGCTTGTTTGTTAGAAACTGACGTTAATTTAGCCGAAATTTTACATAAAAATGACTTTTTACCTAGTCTTGAAATTAAGCAATCTTGTTCCCAAAATGCCGCTTAA
- a CDS encoding WD40 repeat domain-containing protein — MIPQTSGAETPEITLISQSSSKPMTVRDIQVFNGVITSLAVSEVNNILLVSTRDGTVTGVNLQDLQPLYAETFVNEPRSLVITADQNTFITASDKEIRLFNLQDGVRGKRWVAHAGKITKLALSPGNELLASISAEDGTAKLWQLKEGSLLQTFGEHTGPLTAVTFSPNGKLLVTGASGTDRTLKFWDTEAFALIRTSPQQPGYIYDLAITSDGNKLVAAVRNTIKIWDLNTGQELLTVKAAELNLNAIAVSPNNQWVATANKEGTISLIDITQGKIIGTLKGHKGWVTSVMFSDDGRYLYSGAEDKIVKIWDFQGNQP, encoded by the coding sequence ATGATACCTCAAACAAGTGGGGCAGAAACCCCAGAAATCACCCTAATTTCTCAGTCATCTTCTAAGCCAATGACGGTTAGAGATATTCAGGTATTTAATGGCGTTATCACGTCTTTAGCAGTTAGTGAAGTTAACAACATCCTATTAGTTTCTACCAGAGATGGTACAGTAACTGGGGTTAATTTACAAGATCTACAACCCCTTTATGCAGAAACGTTTGTTAATGAACCCCGTTCTTTAGTAATTACTGCCGACCAAAATACTTTTATCACTGCATCAGATAAAGAGATTCGTCTGTTTAATCTTCAAGATGGAGTCAGGGGGAAAAGATGGGTCGCTCATGCGGGAAAAATAACTAAACTGGCCCTTAGTCCAGGCAATGAACTATTAGCAAGTATTAGTGCTGAAGATGGCACTGCTAAGCTTTGGCAACTAAAAGAAGGTAGTTTACTGCAAACTTTTGGGGAGCATACTGGCCCCTTAACGGCTGTCACTTTTAGTCCCAATGGAAAATTATTAGTTACAGGAGCTAGTGGCACAGATCGCACCTTAAAATTCTGGGACACAGAAGCCTTTGCTTTAATTAGAACCTCCCCGCAACAACCGGGTTACATTTATGATCTTGCTATTACCTCTGATGGCAATAAATTGGTGGCTGCTGTGCGAAATACCATCAAGATTTGGGACTTAAATACAGGTCAAGAATTATTAACTGTAAAAGCCGCTGAGCTTAACTTAAATGCCATTGCTGTTTCTCCTAATAATCAATGGGTTGCCACAGCTAATAAAGAGGGAACAATCTCTTTAATTGATATTACTCAAGGTAAAATAATCGGAACCCTAAAAGGTCATAAAGGTTGGGTAACATCAGTAATGTTTAGTGATGATGGCCGCTACTTGTACAGTGGTGCTGAGGATAAAATTGTTAAAATTTGGGATTTTCAAGGAAATCAACCCTAA
- a CDS encoding lysozyme inhibitor LprI family protein — protein MNKKKINLKYNLFSVLSISILSVTVASPSHADDPTGSYFDGTEIKCPGIPFAESTVVQCNTIAFQNADRELNQLYQKLMKTADTKEKEYLQTMQQAWIKLKESQCGLVNYYYRDARFSEKWKTRCEAIMTIRRVEELKQLSTGIDW, from the coding sequence ATGAATAAAAAAAAAATCAACCTTAAATATAATTTGTTTTCAGTTTTAAGCATTTCAATTTTAAGTGTAACCGTTGCTTCACCCTCCCATGCTGATGATCCCACAGGGAGTTATTTTGATGGTACAGAAATTAAATGTCCAGGAATTCCCTTTGCAGAATCTACTGTTGTTCAATGTAATACAATTGCTTTTCAAAATGCAGATCGAGAATTAAATCAACTATACCAAAAATTAATGAAAACCGCAGATACCAAGGAAAAAGAATATCTACAAACCATGCAGCAAGCATGGATTAAACTAAAAGAATCTCAATGTGGTTTAGTGAATTATTATTATCGTGATGCTCGATTTTCTGAGAAATGGAAGACCCGTTGTGAAGCTATTATGACCATTCGACGGGTTGAAGAATTAAAACAATTATCAACCGGAATTGATTGGTGA
- a CDS encoding metalloregulator ArsR/SmtB family transcription factor — MPNLTDSSLSIETTLLGNEEISKLSPTVLAMIADFFKVLSEVSRLQIVCALKSGEKNVSQIIEMTGLGQANVSKHLKLLTQAGIVTRTQEGVNVFYAIANPLVFPLCDLVCNSIATQLQQQNQHLESLKMFQQSF; from the coding sequence ATGCCCAACCTTACCGACTCAAGCTTATCTATCGAGACGACATTATTAGGAAATGAGGAGATTTCTAAGTTATCTCCGACGGTTTTGGCCATGATTGCGGACTTCTTTAAAGTATTATCAGAAGTGAGTCGGTTACAGATTGTTTGCGCCTTAAAAAGTGGAGAAAAAAATGTTTCTCAAATCATCGAAATGACGGGTTTAGGACAAGCGAATGTCTCCAAACATTTAAAACTATTAACCCAAGCAGGAATTGTCACCCGAACCCAAGAAGGTGTCAATGTATTTTATGCGATCGCAAACCCCTTAGTTTTTCCTTTATGTGATTTAGTTTGTAATTCTATCGCCACCCAATTACAACAACAAAATCAACATTTAGAGTCTCTTAAAATGTTTCAACAATCTTTTTAG
- a CDS encoding DUF1995 family protein, translating into MLEVPNSLEQAVSQAKEAAKLALEAGVGRISLELIIPEIALQAQALALEFTSLFEGRESGLKVIFPDTGAAALARRDWGETPFRVTDLGSRATTIESKISDADEAFLLVAPSSVEVGIVEKLCNLAGDRPVILLIPQLEDVSIVGIGYAARQLRERFISTLESVYYFRPLDGVAVLRSYPSPWYVYLERDSGYELIAQETQKPMGEALENLILKATTGEEDNSNSPQPKKSGMLANMQRFLRALSQ; encoded by the coding sequence ATGCTCGAAGTCCCCAACAGTTTAGAACAAGCCGTCTCTCAGGCCAAAGAAGCAGCAAAACTAGCCCTAGAAGCAGGGGTTGGCCGTATTTCCCTAGAACTAATCATCCCTGAAATTGCTTTACAGGCCCAAGCCCTCGCCTTAGAGTTTACCTCATTATTTGAGGGGCGAGAATCAGGGTTAAAGGTGATTTTTCCTGATACGGGGGCAGCAGCTTTAGCCCGTCGAGACTGGGGAGAAACCCCTTTTAGGGTAACAGACTTGGGCAGTCGTGCGACAACCATAGAAAGCAAAATTTCCGACGCAGACGAGGCGTTTTTATTGGTTGCCCCTTCCTCCGTAGAAGTGGGAATAGTCGAAAAATTGTGTAATTTAGCTGGCGATCGCCCGGTTATCCTCCTTATTCCCCAACTAGAAGATGTGTCTATTGTGGGCATTGGTTACGCTGCCCGTCAACTACGAGAACGGTTTATTAGTACCCTTGAATCAGTTTATTATTTTCGTCCTTTAGATGGGGTGGCCGTGTTGCGTTCCTATCCTTCTCCTTGGTATGTTTATTTAGAGCGAGATAGTGGTTATGAATTAATTGCTCAAGAAACCCAAAAACCCATGGGAGAAGCCTTAGAAAACTTGATTCTTAAAGCTACTACAGGAGAGGAAGATAATAGCAATAGTCCCCAACCGAAAAAATCAGGAATGTTGGCTAATATGCAGCGATTTTTACGGGCATTAAGTCAATAA
- a CDS encoding tetratricopeptide repeat protein: protein MTAEDFYNRGVAYSELGDFQKALSDYNQAIALNPNNAEAYNNRGVAYRKLGGYQTAISDYNQAITLNPNNAEAYLSRGAAYGALGGYQTAISDYNQAIALNPNYAQAYLNRGAVYGMLGDFQKTLSDLQKAENLFQQQGNRVEAQKVLEILKQLPSIN, encoded by the coding sequence ATGACTGCTGAAGATTTTTATAACCGAGGAGTTGCCTATAGTGAGTTAGGGGACTTTCAAAAAGCTCTGTCTGACTATAACCAAGCCATTGCCCTTAATCCTAATAATGCTGAGGCTTACAATAACCGAGGGGTTGCCTATCGTAAGTTAGGGGGCTATCAAACAGCGATTTCTGACTATAACCAAGCCATTACCCTTAATCCTAATAATGCTGAGGCTTACCTTAGCCGAGGGGCTGCCTATGGTGCGTTAGGGGGCTATCAAACAGCGATTTCTGACTATAACCAAGCCATTGCCCTTAATCCTAACTATGCTCAAGCTTACCTTAACCGAGGGGCTGTCTATGGTATGTTAGGGGACTTTCAAAAAACTCTTTCTGATCTGCAAAAAGCAGAAAATTTGTTTCAGCAACAAGGCAACAGAGTAGAGGCTCAAAAAGTATTAGAAATTCTTAAACAATTGCCGTCAATAAACTAG
- a CDS encoding TIGR04168 family protein: MAIHHNQTLTIAVIGDIHDQWDEEDNFALEQLNIDLALFVGDFGNESVPIVRLITELSIPKAVIMGNHDAWYTASAWGRKQCPYNRNTEDWLQDQLDLLGDIHVGYDKLDFPEFNLSVVGSRPYSWGGPEWKNKEFLRDRYDVTNFAESTAKILSASQQTTYETVIFLGHNGPAGLGENPEAMCGRDWQPLGGDHGDPDFAEAIEKTYLLGKNIPLVTFGHMHHRLRHTRSQLRTRVKNHHNGTVYLNAANVPRVIEKDGEKLRNFSLVSLENHQVVEISLVWVDNNGVIKAQDCLYDHRVAFSSVV; this comes from the coding sequence ATGGCTATTCATCACAATCAAACCCTGACCATTGCCGTTATTGGAGACATTCACGATCAATGGGATGAGGAGGATAATTTCGCATTAGAACAGTTAAACATTGATCTTGCTTTATTTGTGGGAGATTTTGGCAATGAATCTGTCCCTATTGTTCGCTTAATTACGGAATTATCAATTCCGAAAGCGGTGATTATGGGGAATCATGATGCTTGGTATACTGCCTCTGCTTGGGGACGAAAACAATGTCCTTACAATCGAAATACAGAAGATTGGTTACAAGATCAATTAGATTTATTAGGAGACATTCATGTTGGTTATGATAAGCTAGATTTCCCTGAATTTAATTTATCCGTTGTCGGGAGTCGTCCCTATAGTTGGGGTGGCCCAGAATGGAAAAATAAGGAATTTTTACGCGACCGCTATGATGTAACTAACTTTGCTGAATCTACAGCAAAAATCCTATCTGCCTCCCAACAAACTACCTATGAAACGGTTATTTTCCTCGGACATAATGGCCCCGCAGGATTAGGAGAAAATCCTGAAGCAATGTGTGGAAGAGACTGGCAACCTTTAGGGGGTGATCATGGTGATCCTGATTTTGCCGAAGCGATTGAAAAAACTTATCTTCTGGGGAAAAATATTCCTTTAGTAACCTTTGGTCATATGCACCATCGTTTACGTCATACTCGTTCCCAACTGCGAACTAGAGTGAAAAATCATCACAATGGAACGGTTTACTTAAATGCAGCGAATGTCCCTCGTGTTATTGAAAAAGACGGGGAGAAATTACGAAATTTTTCTTTAGTTTCTTTAGAGAATCATCAAGTTGTTGAAATTTCTTTAGTTTGGGTTGATAATAATGGGGTGATCAAAGCTCAAGATTGTCTTTATGACCATCGAGTAGCCTTTTCTTCTGTCGTTTAA
- a CDS encoding DUF3172 domain-containing protein gives MARRPPPRYSDPRSNPSRYPDPEPKVPKFNYGAIALFGGIFVLGIGVGIGVSSSASFDPQNVASREVIDKSAPNAELCVQYGASAIVSDLRVFITLNPFSVYVTQPAMQPGCVLRQSNMTLLEQKRLITAEQVRDCRNRMNTFGFVGTLESKPRIDCIYSNDAAGNLFLNPPGSVNLRSEGENF, from the coding sequence ATGGCCCGTAGACCCCCACCTCGTTACTCTGACCCCCGTTCCAACCCTTCCCGTTACCCAGATCCAGAACCAAAAGTACCTAAGTTTAATTATGGGGCGATCGCCTTATTTGGGGGGATTTTCGTCTTAGGGATTGGAGTAGGGATTGGTGTCAGTTCTAGTGCGAGTTTTGACCCCCAAAATGTAGCCTCACGGGAAGTAATTGATAAAAGTGCGCCCAATGCGGAACTATGTGTACAATATGGTGCTAGTGCTATTGTGAGCGATTTGCGGGTATTTATCACCTTAAACCCCTTTAGTGTTTATGTGACTCAACCTGCGATGCAACCTGGTTGTGTGTTACGTCAGTCTAATATGACCTTATTGGAACAAAAACGCTTAATTACAGCAGAACAGGTCAGAGATTGTCGAAATCGGATGAATACATTCGGATTTGTCGGTACTTTGGAGAGTAAACCCAGAATTGACTGTATTTATTCTAATGATGCTGCAGGAAATTTATTTCTTAATCCTCCAGGATCGGTTAATCTTCGTTCAGAAGGGGAGAATTTTTAG
- a CDS encoding AAA family ATPase, translating to MDISTLIKKLQNPEFYPHSVKTPIEVMQTHSSVVFLTGDYAYKLKKPVNFGFLNYSTLDKRQHFLTQELNMNQVIAPDIYLEVLPITDDNKQLNLSGEGEIIDYILKMNQFPQNCLLINLFEAGKLQEYHLKELGKTIAEFHKNTKTNDYIRSFGDIEIIKKSIDENYQRTEKYIGIAQSKQQYQETKQFTDRYFSANKKLFENRRKHDKIRECHGDLHLKNICLWHDKIQLFDRIEFNEEFRLVDVMFDVAFTVMDLDARNRQDFSNIFLNTYLEYTGDWEGLPVLPVYLSRQAYVRAKVNSMLLDDPNISQKEKQEATQTAANYYHLAWQYTQQHQGQIILMSGLSGSGKTTIAKYLAKQINGILIRSDALRKHLTGIPLNQTGGDDIYTQEMNEKTYNRLIELGQILAQHGFSVILDAKFDRHIWRELVINWSKNNQIPLTILYCDAPREVLIDRLCKRTDDISDATPNLLEEQAKKAELFNEIEQEYVKIIDTTTDWEKSLNSLFNTR from the coding sequence ATGGATATTTCGACCTTAATAAAAAAACTTCAAAATCCTGAATTTTATCCCCATTCAGTTAAAACACCGATTGAAGTTATGCAAACCCATTCATCAGTTGTTTTTTTAACGGGAGATTATGCTTATAAACTCAAGAAACCTGTTAATTTTGGATTTCTCAACTATTCAACTCTCGATAAACGGCAACATTTTTTAACCCAAGAGTTGAACATGAATCAAGTGATCGCACCAGATATTTATTTAGAAGTTTTACCAATTACTGACGATAATAAGCAATTAAATTTATCAGGCGAGGGAGAAATTATTGACTATATTTTAAAGATGAATCAATTTCCTCAAAACTGTTTATTAATTAATCTATTTGAAGCCGGAAAATTACAAGAATATCATCTAAAAGAACTTGGAAAAACCATAGCAGAATTCCATAAAAACACTAAAACGAATGATTATATTCGCAGTTTTGGTGACATTGAAATAATCAAAAAATCCATTGATGAAAATTATCAGCGCACTGAAAAATATATCGGCATTGCACAAAGTAAACAACAATATCAGGAAACTAAACAATTTACAGATCGCTATTTTTCAGCCAATAAAAAACTATTTGAAAATCGAAGAAAGCATGATAAAATAAGAGAGTGTCATGGAGATTTACATCTAAAAAATATTTGTTTATGGCATGACAAAATCCAACTATTTGATCGCATTGAGTTTAACGAAGAATTCCGTTTAGTTGATGTGATGTTTGATGTAGCATTTACTGTCATGGATTTAGACGCAAGAAACCGTCAAGACTTCAGTAATATTTTTCTCAATACCTATCTAGAATATACCGGAGACTGGGAAGGTTTGCCAGTCTTACCAGTTTATCTTTCTCGTCAAGCTTATGTAAGAGCAAAAGTCAATTCAATGTTGCTTGATGACCCCAATATTTCCCAAAAAGAAAAACAAGAAGCAACCCAAACTGCCGCTAATTATTATCATCTTGCTTGGCAATATACCCAACAACATCAAGGGCAAATTATCCTAATGTCAGGGTTATCGGGTTCCGGTAAAACCACCATTGCAAAATACCTTGCTAAGCAGATCAATGGTATTTTAATTCGCTCTGATGCTCTCCGTAAACACTTAACAGGAATTCCCTTAAACCAAACTGGGGGCGATGACATTTATACTCAAGAAATGAATGAAAAAACCTATAATCGCTTAATTGAATTGGGCCAAATTCTAGCACAACATGGGTTTTCTGTGATTTTAGATGCTAAATTTGATCGTCATATTTGGCGGGAACTTGTAATTAATTGGTCCAAAAATAATCAGATTCCCCTGACAATTTTATACTGCGATGCCCCCAGAGAAGTCTTAATTGATCGCCTTTGTAAACGAACTGATGATATTTCTGATGCCACTCCTAATTTATTAGAAGAACAAGCAAAAAAAGCCGAATTATTTAATGAAATTGAGCAAGAATATGTTAAAATAATAGATACAACAACTGACTGGGAAAAATCTTTAAATTCTCTATTTAATACAAGGTAA